From Anaerococcus urinomassiliensis:
TTCTTTTGCCTTGTTAATATTTCCTATAACTAAGTTGATTTGTATTTTGTTATAGGAAATCCTTGGATCTGATGGATATTTGTCCAAGCCTTCTTCTATTATATTTAAAGCTTCGTATGGTTTTTCCCTTAGGTATAGGGAGACTCCATAGTCATTGTAGACTTCTCTAAAATCTGCACCTGCATCAAGGGAATTTTCGAAAGCCATAATAGAATTGTCGTATTGGCCGATATTTTGGTAGGCAACTCCCAGATAATAATATGCATCAGCACGTTTCTTATTTGAAAGAAGCCCAGTCAATTTTTTGATTGCATCATCATACCTAGATTTGCCAATGAAATAAAGAGCTTCTTCAATCTCTGCATTGTCATTTATTTCTGTAAGCTTATCCCTTATTTCATCCATAGCTTCTGGTGAATCAGTTTTTTGCAATGCATTGTTATAGTAACTTCTTGCCTTGATGTATTCTCCCAAATTTTTGTAAATATTGCCGAGTTCATAGTAAGCTATAGCAAAGTTATGGTCTCTTGAGATTATATCTTGCAAGATTTTAAGGCCTTCTTTTACAAATTCGTCTGCATTTTCTTCTTCTAGATTAAAAGCAATTGGCCATAGATATCTGGCGTATAGATATGAATTGTAATTATCTTCTGGATTTAGAATATATCCTCCCCTTAAAAACAAAAGAGATTTATCACTATTATCGCTTGCTAAGGCCTTGCTTGAGGTGTATCTAGCAATATCTGGAATGTACTTGTTTAAAATAACCTTGTATTCGTCAGCGTGGATAAAATCAGGATCAACACCTATATTTATAATCATTCCATCTAAGAATTTTTCCAAGGAAATTTCTTCTTGCATCTGACCTGTCATAATGCCAGTTTTCATATCGTCGATATATACTGGCAAATCTAGGTCTTTTAATAGTTCATTAGAAGATGTATCCTTTAAGTTTAGATATGCCAAGTTTTCTGTATATTTTCG
This genomic window contains:
- a CDS encoding tetratricopeptide repeat protein; the protein is MNNYFRKYTENLAYLNLKDTSSNELLKDLDLPVYIDDMKTGIMTGQMQEEISLEKFLDGMIINIGVDPDFIHADEYKVILNKYIPDIARYTSSKALASDNSDKSLLFLRGGYILNPEDNYNSYLYARYLWPIAFNLEEENADEFVKEGLKILQDIISRDHNFAIAYYELGNIYKNLGEYIKARSYYNNALQKTDSPEAMDEIRDKLTEINDNAEIEEALYFIGKSRYDDAIKKLTGLLSNKKRADAYYYLGVAYQNIGQYDNSIMAFENSLDAGADFREVYNDYGVSLYLREKPYEALNIIEEGLDKYPSDPRISYNKIQINLVIGNINKAKEDIEELLTFDDLSDEIRHNLMIIKNQFEI